tttatattatattatatataaagataaagagagagaaagaagagaaaagggggTAGGTGTGATATTGACCGAACTACCGAGCACACCACCATCCTCATCAACTATTCTCTACTCTTCATCATCATTACCCACCAGTCCCTCCCCTATATATACACCATTTCCTTCTTTGCTTTCTCAGCTTGCACGTTCTAAAAAGAGAACTACAAGCTTCAATTTACTCCTCTGCTTTTCATTTCATTCCTATTTTCGTCCCCATATTTAAAGATTACTTTCAATTTGCCCCGCGAAATCGAATTAGAACAAAATGCAATCCCTTAGTCCGTCATCTGGTATAAGTCTCAAATCCTTAATCCGGAAAACAACGCCGCCGCCGGGTCAAACCCACCGGTTCGACCCCGTTCGTTTTGTTATCCAATGCGGACACCGCTCCGACTCGGCTAACACGAGCGCTAGCACTGTGAATACCAACGGCGCTCCGACGAGCTACAACTTCGCCGGCCACGTCGGCTCGTCAAGAGCTGACTGGCAGAGCTCTTGTGCCATTCTGGCTAGTAAGGTTGTCTCGCAGCAGCAGGATACTGAGAAAACCGGCGACATCACCGTTGTGAACGGCCACAAAACTCTGGATCTCGTTCCTATTGATAACCTCCCCAAGCCGCTCACAATCACTGACCTCTCTCCTGCGCCGATGCACGGCGCTCAGATGCGCGTGGCCTATCAAGGCGTACCTGGCGCGTACAGTGAAGCTGCTGCTGGAAAGGCTTATCCTAACTGCGAAGCCATACCTTGCGATCAATTTGAGGTTGCATTTCAAGCCGTAGAACTCTGGATCGCAGATCGTGCAGTACTCCCGGTAGAAAATTCTCTAGGAGGTTCCATTCACCGAAACTACGATCTCCTCCTGCGTCACCGCCTCCATATCGTCGGTGAGGTCCAGCTCCCCGTCCACCATTGCCTCTTAGCTCTTCCAGGCGTTCGTAAAGAGTACCTAACCAGAGTTATAAGCCATCCACAAGCCTTAGCCCAGTGCGAACTCACTCTCACAAAACTCGGCATCAACGTATCTCGTGAAGCCGTCGACGATACAGCCGGAGCAGCGGAGTACATCGCCGCCAACAATCTCCGCGATACAGCCGCAATCGCTTCCGCACGCGCCGCCGAACTGTACGGTCTACAGATCCTAGCGGAGGGAATCCAGGACGATTCAAGCAACGTGACTCGGTTCGTGATGTTAGCGAGAGACCCGATAATTCCACGAACAGACCGGCCATTCAAGACGAGCATAGTCTTCGCACACGACAAGGGAACGAGCGTGTTATTCAAAGTGCTATCAGCTTTTGCGTTCCGGAATATCAGCTTGACAAAGATCGAGTCACGGCCACATCGGAACCGGCCAATTCGGTTGGTGGATGATGCGAATGTGGGAACAGCGAAGCATTTTGAGTACATGTTCTACGTAGATTTTGAAGCGTCAATGGCGGACGTGAGGGCACAGAATGCATTGGCTGAAGTTCAGGAGTTCACATCTTTCTTGAGGGTATTGGGTAGCTATCCTATGGACATGACTCCTTGGTGTCCTTCTAGGGAAGAGTAACTACTCTCTTTCCCCAAACTCAAATTGAGAAATCAACAAATAATTATTTTCTATTGTTTGTAATTATGATTCCAAAAGaggaagaaacaaaagacaaTTTAAGTTTAATTCCATTGAATTTTTTGCTCATTAATCTGTTTTCCATCTCTatgtttttgagttaatttcggggACGATTCAGTTCACACTCAGGTACGTAGGTGAGGAGGATTGAGCGATTGATATAGATGATTCCCTTTAATTTGCGGAGAATCACATTTTAGAGCTAGAATTTACTCTTACTCTTTCAAATTCGAAGAGAGTAATGTTTCTGTTGCTTTCTAGTATTGAGTTTTAGAGCTTTTATACGCTAGGAAAATAGTAAAAGGTGAGATATgtaattcttcttttctttcctgtttttttttcttttggtttattGTGGAAATTTATGTAAATGATTCTAGGAAATAGTTGAAGGGTTTCAGATTGGACCGTGGCAAGTTAAGGTGGCAGTAATGGGAGAGAGACAAGCCCAAATAAAAGATTTGGAATACATCAAGTTAGGTTTCAGAAATACAGAATTTATTGGACTTTGCAACAAGTCATCTTATACCTATCGTAAACAATCTTTatactttttaaaattaaaaataaaatttacgtacacactatttttttaaaattccacCTATGAAATTATGCTAAGTTTATTAATGTTGGTTGTAACAAGTCATCTTACACTGTTAATGATTTTGTTTGGCATCAATTCGAAATAGTCAAATCAATAGATTACGAATATTAAATGATTAAATGAAATAGCACACTTGGTAAGTTAGGTGGCAATGATGAAATCTGATTTAGACCTTTGAGTTGTGGTAGCTGCTTCCCTTATTTCTCTTTGCCCACTCGTGTAATTTTCGTTCTCTCAACTACCTTTCCTTGACTTGTTCTGCTTCCCACAAGGCTTATTATAGTACGGAGTGGTAGTTGtcttttttctaaaaatattatgACTCGTGTAAGTGATACTTTAGATTTTTTCATATTGATTAATAAATCTACCTTTTTAACagtaattaacaatgaaattgatTATATTAACTTTTACTATCTTTTCACATAAATATTGCTAATACATACTCCAGCATTATTTACTCCAAgagcaatgtaggaaaaaaataattaatttattcttgaaatctggaaaaatcacttattttggaccacaaaaaaaactaaaagatcATTTATTTTGAATTGGAGGGAGTATTGATTTAATTTTTGAGATTGTCTTAATGTCACTATGGGGTAGGTGAGGGGGATTGATATAGTGTTGTAGATCATTTTCCTCAAATTTGTGTGGTAGGTGGAGATATGCCTTTATAGTGCTTTGACAGAATCCCTTTTCATTCTAATTTTCTAATACTACATTATGACGCCATTCAAACCCAAATTTCTTTTTTGGCCAATCATTCAGTTGAAGGTCTTGATTCTTGGCCAGTCCGATACAGACAATAGTCCGAATCCGTGACGACACTTTAGCCTTGCTCGAGTGTTGCTTTAAATAAAATTGATTACATTGACCTCACTAATTTTCTAAAATTATCAAGAGCATGTTTAGAAAGCTATATAAGAATTGGATTTGGGTATAACTGAATGTAATTACACAGTTTGACGTATTTGTCTGGCCAAGTAATTATTTGGTCAATATAAAATTGGGTGTAATTGGAAATGCGTAATTACACTCTTCAATTCTCAAGAGGGAGGTGAGAATTGGTGGTAATTACACTGTATAATTAcaaagttattttttaatttctttcatttttttttattttaaattattttctttataacaTTTTACTTccattattttaatttctttttatttatgttttaattttatttttacctttttaatttctttttaaattttaaaatattatttttctttttacattatttatcttttatttctctaccttACTTCTTGTGATTCTATGTAATTGCtagtatattttatttcttatctgttttatttttttcatttagcGTAACTGCGTTATTATTCTAGTTTTTGAAATTACATCTCCTTATATTAGatgagtcattaacaaacttGACATATAATGAGTGATTTCATTAAAGTAGAATTTCGTTATTGAATGAAGTaataaaattgtcacgacccaaatcaacCATCGTGATGGAGCATATCATGGAACTAGACCAGCCACAACTCAACACCTCAATACAgtaaacattttaaaaataaaggcGGAAACAATTAATATATAAGAAAAAGCCTTTTGAAACAGAAACAACCCAAAATACGATACAATCTATCctaaaaccggggtgtcacagagtacatgagcgtctaaaccAGAATACAGCCCGTTACAATATCTAGGGAATAAAAACTAAAATACAGATAGAGATAAAGAAGGAAAGTCAAGACCTGCGaacaccatgcagctacctcgatagtctccgggATCTGACTTCTCAATTAGCAGTCACTGTGACCAGAAGcgcctggatatgcacacgaggtgcagggagtaacgtaagTACAACTAACTTAGTAAGTAACATgtccaacctttggactgaaaggtagtgatgaactcaaccggtatatttaaaaatagaaataatagtgcagaaacgtaggcatgctttcaagttaaatAGATAGCTCAAAACAGTAAAATAGATCAGATCTGAACAATGTGAAGAATATAACTCTTCTatttctacatgccaatgcacatgcagTATGTGATGCACTATGctgacagcctcatgtgctcacactctcaaatgctcaaccactcagtactgtatatggctcatacggtctaggaaagatccatcccggaatatatacatcattgACTATCAATCACCAGTACCGAGAAAGGCTAATCCAGCtttgtggagaagatccatctctaggtatcaagtacttcggacaagatccatccctcaataatatcaactgcgctcacaTGTAGTGTGtaacagactccggaggggctcctacagcccaaacgctatcatAAAATTAGTATaaccgctgcgacgtgcagccctatcccataactgtcactcataatcaggctttcggcttcactcaatcatcaatctctccagtctcactcaagggctcataatgtcatgaaaactagcccaaaacaatgatataatgtatcaataaataacaacagaggcttagatatgatatgaattgaataaaaatgattgagtacgaaatatcaatgaaatcagtaaggtgacagcaagaaacgaccactatgggtcccaacagtaccagcataaagcctaaacatgatatctagcatgattgacagctcaattacttgatcacatgatgaaaacacggatatcaacaagatagaatcACTATACAATGCCATGGAATCAATCAGAtcacaattctcatggtgcacgcccgcacacccgtcacttggcatgtgtgtcacctcaataccaatcacttAACAAATAATTTGGGGTCTCGAAACCCTCAAAatcaagtttgaaagtgttatccggacaaaactctactccaaaatggctttgcctctcaaatcagtctccaaacgtcctgaatctagccacaagcagtacaatacaattaatataagctaaagggatcaattccacaagaaaagtactaaattatagcaaaaaatccgaaatcggctcaaactcgaccccccggcccacgtctcgaaatccgataaaagtcagaAAACCCGAAagaccattcactcacgagtttaaccatactaaatttatccaCATCCGATAATAAAAtctcattcaaaacctcaaaaatcttACTTAAGAACTCTTCCTCTTTTCCCCTAATtattcaccccaaatcacaaattagatgatggaattaaaggcataatcatggaatGTAGCTAAAACCaaataagaatcacttaccctagtcaactccttgaaaatcctttcaagaatcgcctaaatccttggtctctagctcaaaatatgaaaaatggattcaaaccctcatttttgaaacttaacactgctgcccagatattccttcatcgcgaacgcgtcctttccctcgcgttcgcgtagcacaaatgATTCTGCCGCCTAAAACCCTCTTTGTGAATGCGTCCGACCAACTGTGAACTCACTTCGCTAACGCGACTACCCATCCACGAATGCATAGACCAAATGGTTGGGGTCCCCAACTGCTTTACTCCTCTTTGCAATCGCGTTACACTTCTCGCGTTCACAATTTCTCCACTGACCACACCTTCAAAAATGCGggctcttcttcgcgaatgcgaataTGAAGATCAAACTTCCATTAGCCTCCAAGTGCACTTCGTGAATGCGagacctccctcgcgaacgcataagaggaaaccagatgagccaaaaaccagcaacttcAACTATTTCACCAACTCAAAACCAAGTCTGTTAACCATACAAAATCAATCCGAGGcccccagaacctcaaccaaacataccaacaagtcttataacccgatacaaacttagtcaaatcctcaaattacctcaaacaacatcaaaagcaTGAATTATACACGGATTCAaccctaatgaactttgaaatttctaaattccaGAAATGATGccaaaacttatcaaatcaagtccgattgacctcaaatttttcacacaagtcataattgacaccatgagcctactccaacttttggaaatccaatccaaccccgatatcaaaaagtccgcctttggtcaaactttccaaaattccaacttttgccaattcaaggctaattctactacggaccaccaaatcacaatccgaaaATGCTCCTAACTCCAATCACCTAGCGgatctaacggaaccatcaaaattcaaatccaaggtcgcttacacataagtcaatatccggtcaacttttccaacttaagctttcaattaggagactaagtgtctcaattcactctgaaatctccctggacccgaaccaactaactcagTAAGTCATATAATAGTTGTAAACACAAaaggagcagtaaatggggaaacatgggtacaactctcaaaatgaccggtcggatcgttacattctccccctcttaaacaaatgttcgtcctcggatgagtctagaaacatacctggaatctcaaataggtgtggatatctgctccgcatctcccgctcggtctcccaagtagcctcttccacgggctgacctctccactgcacctacactgaagctatatcctttgacctcaactttcaaacctgtcgatccaaaatggctaccagctccacatcataagtcaaatcatcatccaactgaaccgtgctcaaatccaaaacatgagacagatcgtcgatgtacttccggagcatagaaacatgaaatagtGGATGCATACTCGACAATTTAGGTGGCAATTCAAGTtcgtaggccacctctccaatccttaaaagcacctcaaacggcccaataaaCTGAGGGCACAATttgccctttttcccaaatctcataacactcttcatgggtgaaaccttcagcagaaccttctccccaaccatataagacacatcacggaccttcctgtcagcataactcttctgtctcgactgcgccgtacgaagccgctcctgaatcaatttcaccttgtccaatgcatcctaaaccaagtctgtacccaaaagcctagcctcatccggctcaaaccaacccatcagagatctacactgcctcctatataaagcctcatatggagccatctgaatgctcgactgataactgttgttgtaagcaaactacgcaagcggcagaaactggtcgcatgaacctccaaaatcaatgacacaagcgcgtagcattcCTCCAacatttgaatagtgcgctcggatcgTCCCTCAGTTTGAGGGTGAAAcaatgtgctcaactccaccttagtgcccaactctcgctgcacggccctccaaaactgcgatgtaaactgcatgCCTCTATCCGATACGATGgaaactggcacaccgtgaaggcggacaatcacTCTGATGTAAATCTCAATCAACCGCTCTAAATAATAAGTAGTACTAACtgaaatgaagtgcgcggacttagtcagtcgatccacaatcacccaaataacatcgaacttcctcaaagtccgtgggaccccaactacgaaatccatagtgacatgctcccacttccactctagtacccggatggatggaataccgcaagttgtgggtctcctcaagaatcaactcccatagcccatctacattgggcacacatatccggctctGCATTCTCAACACCtcatcatcactaatagtcacatctctatcatcaccgtgctgaaccctctccttgaggacaagcaaatgaaaaTCATACTAGTGCTCTTTGATGCGAttaaataaggaagaccaagaaatcacacaagctagaacccgactgggatccaaaacatctaatctcatgaactgattggccaaggcctgacaTCAaaagcaagaggtctctcaccaacagga
Above is a window of Nicotiana tabacum cultivar K326 chromosome 8, ASM71507v2, whole genome shotgun sequence DNA encoding:
- the LOC107783107 gene encoding arogenate dehydratase 1-like; protein product: MQSLSPSSGISLKSLIRKTTPPPGQTHRFDPVRFVIQCGHRSDSANTSASTVNTNGAPTSYNFAGHVGSSRADWQSSCAILASKVVSQQQDTEKTGDITVVNGHKTLDLVPIDNLPKPLTITDLSPAPMHGAQMRVAYQGVPGAYSEAAAGKAYPNCEAIPCDQFEVAFQAVELWIADRAVLPVENSLGGSIHRNYDLLLRHRLHIVGEVQLPVHHCLLALPGVRKEYLTRVISHPQALAQCELTLTKLGINVSREAVDDTAGAAEYIAANNLRDTAAIASARAAELYGLQILAEGIQDDSSNVTRFVMLARDPIIPRTDRPFKTSIVFAHDKGTSVLFKVLSAFAFRNISLTKIESRPHRNRPIRLVDDANVGTAKHFEYMFYVDFEASMADVRAQNALAEVQEFTSFLRVLGSYPMDMTPWCPSREE